Sequence from the Thermococcus sp. genome:
GCTGAGGGGCTTCGGCGAGGGCGAGCTTGAGCTACTCGCGAGGGAACTTGAAGCCCTGAAGCCGAGGACCATCTTCGCCATTGGCAGGACGGCCGAAAAGGCCCTGAAACGGCTCGGCTTTGAGTTCACGTACCTCAAACATCCAGCCTGGTACGTGCGGCGCGGAATCAGAGAGCCGAACGAGGGGATGCTGGAGGAGTATTCTGCCATAGGGGAGGTTTTCGGAGAATGGGGGTTCTGACGGTTTTCTTCCTTGCACTGCTCTGGGACTTGCTCCTTGGAGAACCGCCGGCGAAGCTTCACCCTGTGGTGTGGTTCGGAAAGATGGCGGGCTTTCTTGACAAAAGGTGGAAAAGAAAAAGCCCTCTCCGGGATTTTCTCGCAGGGACATTGGTTGCTCTCATCGTTGTCATCTTTGCCTTAGCTCTCTCGCTCCTCCCGTCTTATCTTCCTTTCCCGCTCAACTATGCTTTGGCCGTTTACCTCCTCAAGAGCTCCTTCGCGATTAGAAGTTTATACGAGCACGTGGCAAGGACCGTAACTAGGAAGGTCGAGGAAAAGAGGAAGGCCGTCTCGATGATAGTGAGCAGAGACACCAGAGCTCTCGATGAGGCCCACCTCAACTCCGCTTCGATAGAGAGCCTGGCTGAAAACCTCAACGACTCAGTAATCGCCCCGCTGTTCTACTTCCTCCTCTTTGGCCTCCCAGGGGCCTTAATCTACCGTGCGGTGAACACTTTAGATGCTATGCTCGGCTACAGGAACGAGCGCCATGAATATTTTGGCAAGTTTTCCGCCAGGTTGGATGACATCCTCAACTTCATTCCGGCCCGATTGACAGTTCTTCTCTACCTCCCGTTCGGCGGACGGAAAGTTTTGAGGTATTACCGCCTCGCCAGGTTCAAGCTCAACTCCGATAAGCCGATAGCTGCCATGAGTGCAGTCCTTGGTGTCTGGCTGGAAAAACCCGGCATTTACCGCTTTCCAGGCAGGACTCCAGAGAACGATGATATCGGGCGAGCCCTGAGGGTTTATTGGTTCATCGTTGCTGAATGGGTGATTATCATTTCCCTACTCTTTGCAACGGAGGTGTTCCCATGCTTGAGCCCGTGAAGTTCTCGACCTACCACGGCGGAAGCAGGGAAGAAGGTTTGCTGGACTTCTCGGCCTCGCTGAATCCCTATCCTCCGGAGTGGCTCGACGAGATGTTTGAGCGCTCCAAAGAGATAAGCGACAGGTATCCTTACTACGAGAAGCTTGAAGAAGGGCTTGCCGAGCTGATAGGGGCACCTCTAACCCTAACGGCCGGCATCACCGAGGCGCTCTATCTAATCGGCATCCTCGCGCTCCGCGGAAGGAGGGTGATAATCCCCCGCCACACCTACGGCGAGTACGAGAGGGTTGCGCGGATTTTTGGGGCAGAGGTCGTCAAAGCTCCCAATGAGTCAGAAAGGCTGGCGGAACTCGTCGAGAGAAACTCCGTTGCATTTTTCTGCAACCCCAACAACCCCGACGGAAGGTTTTACAGAATTAAGGAGCTCAAACCGCTCCTCGATGCTATCGAAGAGAAAAAAGCCCTCCTCATTCTCGACGAGGCCTTCATAGACTTCGTCAAAAACGCCGAGAGCCCCGAAGGGGAGAACGTTGTAAAGCTCAGAACCTTCACCAAGAGCTACGGTCTGCCCGGAATAAGGGTCGGCTACGTCCTCGGTTTTAAAGAGGCCTTCCGGAGCGTCAGAATGCCGTGGAGCATGGGCTTGACTGGGGTTGCCCTCCTTGAGCTTCTCCTCAGAGACGGCTTTGAACACTTAAGGAGGACCATGCCCCTAATCTGGCGCGAGAAGGAGAGGATTGAAAAAGCTCTGGGCGTTAAGAGCGACGCCAACTTCTTCATCAAGTGCGTTGGAAACGCTGGAGAATTCGTTGAGGCCCTCAAGATGCAGGGAATCCTCGTGAGGGACTGCGAGAGCTTTGGCCTGCCAGAATACGTCCGTTTTTCAGTCAGGAAACCAGAAGAGAACGATAAGCTGATTGATGCCTTCCGAGGGCTGGAGGTAAAATTTTAAACCTGAACCTACATTCATTTTTGGTGGTACTATGCACGATCTCTACACGGCCCTTGCCGAGTACTACGATGCAATCTACCGGCGAAGGGTCGAGCGGATTTCCCGGGAGATTGACTTTGTGGAGGAGCTCTTCAAGAATGAAGCCGAACGAGAAGTGACTCGAATCCTCGACCTCGCCTGCGGAACCGGGATCCCGACTCTCGAACTGGCGAGGCGCGGTTATAGCGTGGTCGGTCTCGACCTCCACGGGGAGATGCTTGCCGTCGCGAGAAGAAAGGCCAAAGGGGAAGGGCTTAGCGTCGAGTTCATTCAGGGGAACGCGCCGGAGGTTGATTTCGAGGAGGACTTTGACGCCGTCACGATGTTCTTTTCATCTATTATGTATTTCGATGATTCTGCAATTCAGCAATTATTTAATTCTGTAAAACGGGCTCTGAAACCGGGCGGGCTTTTCATCGCCGACTTCCCGTGCTGGCACTACGGCGGAAGCTCTCCGATAGTATGGGACGAGAGGAAGGGGGAGGAGAGGCTCGTCATAACCGACTGGCGTGAGGTCGAGCTCGCTTTCCAGAAGCTCCACTTCAAGAGACTGGTGCAGATAGTTAAGCCCGATGGGAGCGTTAGGGCCTTCATGGTGGACGACGAGCTCAACATCTACACGCCGAGGGAGATGAGACTCCTAGCTGGGAA
This genomic interval carries:
- the cbiB gene encoding adenosylcobinamide-phosphate synthase CbiB, with product MGVLTVFFLALLWDLLLGEPPAKLHPVVWFGKMAGFLDKRWKRKSPLRDFLAGTLVALIVVIFALALSLLPSYLPFPLNYALAVYLLKSSFAIRSLYEHVARTVTRKVEEKRKAVSMIVSRDTRALDEAHLNSASIESLAENLNDSVIAPLFYFLLFGLPGALIYRAVNTLDAMLGYRNERHEYFGKFSARLDDILNFIPARLTVLLYLPFGGRKVLRYYRLARFKLNSDKPIAAMSAVLGVWLEKPGIYRFPGRTPENDDIGRALRVYWFIVAEWVIIISLLFATEVFPCLSP
- a CDS encoding aminotransferase class I/II-fold pyridoxal phosphate-dependent enzyme; amino-acid sequence: MLEPVKFSTYHGGSREEGLLDFSASLNPYPPEWLDEMFERSKEISDRYPYYEKLEEGLAELIGAPLTLTAGITEALYLIGILALRGRRVIIPRHTYGEYERVARIFGAEVVKAPNESERLAELVERNSVAFFCNPNNPDGRFYRIKELKPLLDAIEEKKALLILDEAFIDFVKNAESPEGENVVKLRTFTKSYGLPGIRVGYVLGFKEAFRSVRMPWSMGLTGVALLELLLRDGFEHLRRTMPLIWREKERIEKALGVKSDANFFIKCVGNAGEFVEALKMQGILVRDCESFGLPEYVRFSVRKPEENDKLIDAFRGLEVKF
- a CDS encoding class I SAM-dependent methyltransferase, which produces MHDLYTALAEYYDAIYRRRVERISREIDFVEELFKNEAEREVTRILDLACGTGIPTLELARRGYSVVGLDLHGEMLAVARRKAKGEGLSVEFIQGNAPEVDFEEDFDAVTMFFSSIMYFDDSAIQQLFNSVKRALKPGGLFIADFPCWHYGGSSPIVWDERKGEERLVITDWREVELAFQKLHFKRLVQIVKPDGSVRAFMVDDELNIYTPREMRLLAGKHFRKVKIYGDGHELRPNDRRYWLVAMK